From Acidipropionibacterium acidipropionici, one genomic window encodes:
- a CDS encoding alpha-mannosidase codes for MHDSAAVLDARVRRHLAEKIRPAETTVVGGLDVARAQVTDPAGSTNPSARPGAVGQGEPISPAEGLALDYEPFETGRSWGPPWGTTWLRLRATVPPEVRGEHLELVLDLGGEYDSPGFQCEGLVFRPDGSVVKGLNPRNTWIPAEPDGDGRIEIYVEAASNPVLLGTPPFQPTEDGDKLTASQAPYYVLRRADLVIVHDQVRELIADVVTLSGLARELPEDSERAWEIRRALDRALDRLDLWDIPATASASRAQLAAMLARPAAASAQLMGAVGHAHIDSAWLWPLRETRRKVARTVANQLNLIADHPEHIFAFPAAQHWTWLQADHPELFARLIDAVEAGNVVPVGGMWVESDANLPGGEAMCRQLLYGQRYFIDNVGRPCEEVWLPDSFGYSGALPQLAKLAGARWFLTQKISWNQVDRFPHHSFWWEGIDGTRIFTHFPPADTYGSDLSAHDLEHARSNFADKGRSSTSLLLFGYGDGGGGPTREMLAQAARTADLDGLPRVRIETPQDFFARAELQHENPAVWAGELYLELHRGTFTNQARVKAANRRNEHLLREAELWCATAAVRGLMPYPGQRLAEIWREVCLYQFHDILPGTAIAWVYREVIAAHAAISTELETMIDEAQRLLARSGDAGVSGDAVVFDASPVTRADMTSTPMGASVVSPVAGEVRLEPLETGFAVDNGLIRLIVDTQGKVEHLVDLASGRDVIPPGVLGNTLEIHPDFPNQWDGWDIDIFATDTTVMSGPGRARASRADDGSVEIATTVEFDRSTAVQTLTVRPGEPRLGCHVHVDWHERDALLKLSWPLDVHTDHASYEIEMGHLTRPTHTNTSWDAYRFEVHAHRWVHVGEPGFGVAIANAQTYGWSVDRHERRGGGTYSTARASLLKGARYPDPRGDEGEHDLDFTIHPGAGIREAVADGYALNLPVRVVPGGPVEPLIRVDGDVAVEAVKLAEDGSGDVVVRLYEPYGARASADLRLGFEADEAVETDLLEEPLAGNPHAQVAPTAVTGALSGGRVQVALRPFQVATIRFRR; via the coding sequence AGGTCACCGACCCGGCCGGGAGCACGAACCCCTCCGCCCGCCCCGGCGCCGTCGGCCAGGGCGAGCCGATCAGCCCGGCCGAGGGTCTGGCGCTCGACTACGAACCCTTCGAGACCGGCCGCAGCTGGGGCCCGCCCTGGGGCACGACGTGGCTACGGCTACGGGCAACGGTTCCGCCCGAGGTAAGAGGAGAGCATCTGGAGCTGGTGCTGGATCTCGGTGGCGAGTACGACTCCCCCGGCTTCCAGTGCGAGGGCCTGGTGTTCCGCCCGGACGGGTCGGTCGTCAAGGGCCTCAATCCGCGCAACACCTGGATCCCCGCCGAGCCCGACGGCGACGGGCGCATCGAGATCTACGTCGAGGCGGCGTCCAACCCCGTCCTGCTCGGCACCCCGCCCTTCCAGCCCACCGAGGACGGGGACAAGCTCACCGCCTCGCAGGCCCCGTACTACGTGCTGCGCCGCGCCGATCTGGTCATCGTCCACGACCAGGTGCGCGAGCTGATCGCCGACGTCGTCACTCTGTCCGGTCTGGCCCGCGAACTACCGGAGGACTCCGAGCGGGCCTGGGAGATCCGGCGGGCCCTGGACCGGGCGCTGGACCGCCTGGACCTGTGGGACATCCCCGCCACCGCCTCGGCGTCACGCGCCCAGCTCGCAGCGATGCTGGCCCGCCCCGCCGCCGCATCCGCGCAGCTCATGGGCGCCGTCGGCCATGCCCACATCGACTCCGCCTGGCTGTGGCCGCTGCGCGAGACCCGGCGCAAGGTGGCCCGCACCGTCGCCAACCAGCTCAACCTCATCGCCGACCATCCCGAGCACATCTTCGCCTTCCCCGCCGCCCAGCACTGGACATGGCTGCAGGCCGATCATCCTGAACTGTTCGCGCGGCTGATCGACGCCGTGGAGGCCGGCAACGTCGTCCCGGTCGGCGGCATGTGGGTGGAGTCCGACGCCAACCTGCCCGGCGGGGAGGCGATGTGCCGCCAGCTCCTCTACGGGCAGCGGTACTTCATCGACAACGTCGGACGGCCGTGCGAAGAGGTGTGGCTGCCGGACTCCTTCGGCTACTCCGGAGCCCTTCCTCAGCTGGCGAAACTTGCCGGGGCCCGCTGGTTCCTCACCCAGAAGATCTCCTGGAACCAGGTGGACCGGTTCCCCCACCACTCGTTCTGGTGGGAGGGCATCGACGGCACCCGGATCTTCACCCACTTCCCGCCGGCCGACACCTACGGATCGGACCTGTCGGCCCACGACCTGGAGCACGCCCGCTCGAACTTCGCCGACAAGGGCCGCTCGAGCACCTCTCTGCTGCTCTTCGGATACGGCGACGGGGGTGGCGGGCCGACCCGTGAGATGCTCGCCCAGGCCGCCCGGACCGCCGATCTCGACGGGTTGCCGAGGGTGCGCATCGAGACCCCGCAGGACTTCTTCGCCCGAGCCGAGCTCCAGCACGAGAACCCTGCGGTGTGGGCCGGTGAGCTCTACCTGGAGCTGCACCGCGGCACCTTCACGAATCAGGCCCGGGTCAAGGCCGCCAACCGCCGCAATGAGCACCTGCTGCGCGAGGCCGAGCTGTGGTGCGCCACCGCGGCGGTCCGCGGGCTGATGCCGTACCCCGGCCAGCGGCTCGCCGAGATCTGGCGCGAGGTGTGCCTCTACCAGTTCCACGACATCCTGCCCGGCACGGCGATCGCCTGGGTGTACCGGGAGGTGATCGCCGCCCACGCCGCGATCAGCACCGAGCTGGAGACGATGATCGACGAGGCCCAGCGGCTGCTCGCTCGGTCCGGGGACGCAGGGGTGAGCGGGGATGCCGTCGTCTTCGACGCATCCCCCGTGACCAGGGCCGATATGACGTCGACTCCCATGGGGGCGTCGGTCGTCAGTCCTGTTGCCGGGGAGGTGCGACTGGAACCGCTCGAGACGGGCTTCGCCGTCGACAATGGCCTCATCCGGCTCATCGTCGACACCCAGGGGAAGGTGGAGCACCTGGTCGATCTCGCCTCCGGGCGCGACGTCATCCCGCCGGGAGTCTTGGGCAACACCCTCGAGATCCACCCCGATTTCCCCAACCAGTGGGACGGCTGGGACATCGACATCTTCGCCACCGACACCACGGTCATGAGTGGGCCGGGGCGGGCGCGGGCCAGTCGGGCCGACGACGGTTCGGTCGAGATCGCCACCACTGTCGAGTTCGACCGCTCCACGGCGGTCCAGACGCTGACGGTGAGGCCCGGCGAACCGCGGCTCGGCTGCCACGTCCACGTCGACTGGCATGAGCGCGACGCGCTGCTGAAACTGTCGTGGCCCCTCGACGTCCACACCGATCACGCCAGCTATGAGATCGAAATGGGCCATCTGACCCGGCCGACACACACCAATACATCATGGGACGCCTACCGCTTCGAGGTGCACGCCCATCGATGGGTGCACGTCGGCGAACCCGGATTCGGGGTGGCTATCGCCAACGCCCAGACCTACGGGTGGTCGGTCGACCGGCACGAGCGGCGCGGCGGCGGCACCTATTCGACGGCGCGCGCCTCCCTCCTCAAGGGGGCCCGGTACCCCGATCCCCGCGGCGACGAGGGAGAACACGACCTCGACTTCACCATTCACCCCGGGGCGGGGATCCGCGAGGCGGTAGCCGACGGATACGCCCTCAACCTGCCGGTCCGGGTCGTGCCGGGAGGCCCCGTCGAGCCCCTCATCCGGGTGGACGGCGACGTCGCGGTGGAGGCGGTGAAGCTGGCCGAGGACGGCTCGGGGGATGTAGTCGTGCGGCTCTACGAACCGTACGGAGCCCGGGCGAGCGCGGATCTGCGGTTGGGGTTCGAGGCCGACGAGGCCGTGGAGACCGACCTCCTGGAGGAGCCCCTGGCCGGCAATCCGCACGCCCAGGTGGCGCCGACCGCCGTCACCGGGGCGCTGTCCGGCGGCCGGGTGCAGGTCGCGCTGCGGCCCTTCCAGGTGGCCACGATCCGGTTCCGCCGCTGA